DNA sequence from the Novipirellula galeiformis genome:
CTCACGGACCACACGCGGCTGAGCCATCAGTCGAGCACGATATCCTGGATCCTTTTCGAGTAGCTTCGGATTGTCATCGAGCGAGGCCGCGATGAACGTCAGCGAAATAACGTGATCCGGCTCCACGTCCTCATAGGCTTCTACCAATTCCTCTCGCGAGTCCGCCCACACGAGCTGCTCGCCATCGCCCAAGTCGCGGCGGATGAAATACCGCACAACTCCCGATCGATCTTGGATCGCGAGCCCCGACTCTGGATCAATCCACCACTCGATGAGGTCAGCCACCCAGCCCGGCTCAGGGTTGCAGGTCGCGCGAGCGTAAGGGGTCACACCGCATTTGGATCGCATGCGAGTGATCAGGTAAAAAAATTGTGTCTCGGTGAAGTGCGTTAATTCGTCAAATCCAAGAAACGCGATTTGCCCACCCTGGTAAGTGTGCTTGTCCTTTTCGTGCTGTAGGTGAGCGAATTTTATTTTTGCACCGGTCGGAAAAGTCCAATCGAGATCGGTGCCGCCACGGGGCTTGCCTCCAAGGTGCCGGTACAGCTCGTGAGATTCGTCCCACAATCCGCCTGATTGCGTCACCTGCGGAAATGTGCGACGGAAGATCAACGCGTTGAATCCACGCTTTGATACATGCCGTGTCGGCTCCGCCAAGAGGAAGAACGACTTGCCACCGCCCGCCGAGCCACCGTAAATCAGGATATCGGCAGGGCAAGCGAACGCATTTGTTTGGGGCCCCGGGTTTGGTCGAATCTCTACCGGCTCA
Encoded proteins:
- a CDS encoding terminase large subunit domain-containing protein — translated: MADDEPVEIRPNPGPQTNAFACPADILIYGGSAGGGKSFFLLAEPTRHVSKRGFNALIFRRTFPQVTQSGGLWDESHELYRHLGGKPRGGTDLDWTFPTGAKIKFAHLQHEKDKHTYQGGQIAFLGFDELTHFTETQFFYLITRMRSKCGVTPYARATCNPEPGWVADLIEWWIDPESGLAIQDRSGVVRYFIRRDLGDGEQLVWADSREELVEAYEDVEPDHVISLTFIAASLDDNPKLLEKDPGYRARLMAQPRVVRERLLKGNWLSSEGTLIDSSWLKTYTICEDYYEVLLGGELIRIPKSACRRFATIDTAGTSKEKAAEKRGDPPSWSVCGIFDFYPPKRILLARYVWRDRVDWNQLKIRVPSVLETWNCPKVYIENAHYGQPLSKEVKGRSIELIGPKIPGMDDTSRGAKLERAIASGMLSMVEDGLLLIPDSDEPWVPPFRREMLAWTGLPKETSDQIDIASYASYVARAKSSTWGGVIPPNKGYR